Proteins from a genomic interval of Acipenser ruthenus chromosome 46, fAciRut3.2 maternal haplotype, whole genome shotgun sequence:
- the LOC117971671 gene encoding docking protein 2-like encodes MEEAIRKQGMLYLQQQRFGKKWKKMWSIVYGESTCSISRMEFFEFDKNLRKQENKKVIKLSDCIRVTDVKMDGCPKESIPFLVETTEKLFVFAAESSEVEEWTQTLCEVAFPMNWTEQPLACKRGSVQRSFKGQSAVAMEENSLYSTRGSAKEFVVSVRKTDATERCRLRGTYILNAEDDSLVLRDKKSGEAMFMWPYRFLRRFGRDKVTFSFEAGRRCVSGEGNFEFETKQGNSIFQAIESAIDVQKTSITDPNWHCASSEGDLPPPPRPPPVGDSGFYSTVGQPTFESQIPNRARGSEMSSETLPSGVKSLTLDPKPRKAPVKNNPSLPLSSDLAYSQISRMVVDQPKDKAAEKKHADLKNPDCEYAVPFDTIAKNLMASGFGAFSLPSLDEASFEKEEPSISTHIQVTDPLYDSIDERAVQSRRKGSTYKVEHIYDEPEGCALAAAATSLYDDPEEVRGHAWKLQGTADPSGHEYPYNPHIDDYAVPKPPKKAFCEDEYCEDCDIREDESLDTTYDNVMVKLMAKKSTE; translated from the exons aaatggaaaaaaatgtgGTCGATTGTTTACGGAGAAAGCACCTGCTCCATTTCTCGCATGGAGTTCTTTGAGTTCGACAAGAATCTTCGCAAACAGGAGAATAAGAAAGTGATCAAACTGAGTGACTGTATCCGAGTGACGGATGTAAAGATGGATGGATGCCCAAAAGAATCCATCCCTTTTCTTGTGGAAACAACAGAGAAACTGTTTGTGTTTGCAGCGGAGAGCTCAGAGGTTGAAGAATGGACACAGACTCTCTGTGAAGTAGCTTTTcca ATGAACTGGACTGAGCAGCCTTTGGCTTGCAAGAGGGGCAGTGTACAGAGATCATTTAAGGGACAGTCTGCTGTGGCGATGGAGgaaaactccctctacagcacTAGAGGAAGTG CGAAGGAGTTTGTAGTGTCTGTACGAAAGACTGATGCAACGGAAAGATGCCGACTACGCGGGACATACATCCTGAATGCAGAAGATGACAGCCTGGTTCTCCGAGACAAGAAATCGGGAGAAGCCATGTTCATGTGGCCCTACAGGTTTTTAAGGAGATTCGGACGGGACAAG GTGACGTTCTCCTTCGAAGCAGGACGCAGGTGCGTTTCCGGAGAAGGCAACTTTGAATTTGAAACCAAACAGGGGAACAGCATTTTCCAAGCCATCGAATCTGCCATTGACGTGCAGAAAACGAGCATAACAGATCCCAACTGGCACTGTGCTTCATCTGAAGGAGACCTCCCACCACCCCCTAGGCCTCCTCCGGTGGGGGACAGTGGCTTCTACAGCACAGTAGGCCAGCCAACGTTTGAATCTCAGATTCCTAACAGGGCCAGGGGGAGTGAAATGTCAAGCGAGACCTTGCCTTCAGGAGTGAAGAGCTTAACTCTTGACCCTAAACCAAGGAAAGCACCAGTCAAGAACAATCCAAGCCTTCCGTTGTCTTCAGACCTGGCCTATTCCCAGATTTCCAGGATGGTGGTGGACCAACCAAAAGACAAAGCAGCAGAGAAAAAGCATGCAGATCTGAAAAACCCAGACTGCGAATACGCGGTCCCGTTTGACACCATTGCCAAGAATCTGATGGCCTCCGGCTTTGGCGCATTTTCCCTGCCCAGCCTAGACGAGGCATCTTTTGAAAAAGAGGAGCCATCCATTTCAACTCACATCCAAGTCACCGATCCACTGTACGACTCCATAGATGAAAGAGCAGTGCAGTCAAGACGGAAGGGCTCAACTTATAAAGTGGAACACATCTACGATGAGCCAGAAGGGTGTGCACTGGCTGCAGCTGCAACCTCTCTGTACGATGATCCTGAGGAGGTACGAGGCCATGCTTGGAAACTCCAGGGTACTGCAGATCCTTCTGGCCATGAATACCCGTATAACCCACACATCGATGACTATGCAGTTCCTAAGCCGCCCAAGAAGGCTTTTTGTGAAGATGAGTACTGTGAAGATTGCGACATAAGGGAGGATGAGAGTCTAGATACCACATACGATAATGTCATGGTGAAGCTTATGGCCAAGAAAAGCACAGAGTGA